From Pseudorasbora parva isolate DD20220531a chromosome 14, ASM2467924v1, whole genome shotgun sequence:
AAATTACCAAGTAAATGATTCCCTCACATGTTACACTTCTCCAGCTGGAAGACTTTCCTCTGCAGCTCCTGGTTGTGTGCACTGCATGCCGCCATCCTACAAAAACAAATTCCTGTTATAACCATGTAAAAGAAGACAGACTGTAAATAAATCCGCTCTCAAGCCAACTGTCAGACACAGCTGTAAACTTCCACCTGGTATAATGCTAGGGGGGTTGCATTCAGTAGCTTCAGTTTTCACTGACTcagattataatttttttctctctgtgaTTCTATGCACGTAGCATCCGCTTTTGTTTCATTTGTTCGAGCACAACAGTCAATACCTGCTCTCCAGGCCGTCTATGTattctttcttcttcttcctgCTCTCTTGGGCTGACTGCTTGTTGCGGATCTTTCGGCGGATTTTCTTCAGAATCCTTTCCTCGTACTTGATCATGGAAGGGAAGCAGAAACATTGAGCTACAAAGACCAATAACTGTGCTCTACTATTATGGTGTAATTGCAAGCTGGAGGTACCTTGGTGAGCGGGAACTGATTTGGCAGAGTCACTCCTTCCTTGGCAAGTAGTCGTTTCTCATCTTCTGTGAGAACCAGCTCCTGGTAGGACTGCTGAGCCACCTTTGTGTTCTGCAATATCAATCGGACATGAAAGTAACAAATCCAATCAATGTTTATGTGCCTGGATGGTCAGAATCCTACTGAGTTCGGCTTTTATCTGCACTAAAGTTCACCTTTTCCCTATTCTGCCTTGTGTATTTTACCTAGCTTCACGCCTGAGTGCAAACTCACAGGCTCTGGTGTGCCAGATAGCAGCAGGTCCTTGACGGTTAGGGGGAATCCAGCAGTCGGTTGGGCCTGTGCCGTTTCAGATGCACGCCGTATCCCTCCAGCCCCATCTGGGAAGAAGCCAGTCTCCCAGCCATCTGCAGCAACAGATAATACTATTTATCCGTCTTTGTGTGCTTGCGGAGGGATTCACAAAGCTCAGGAATTGGGGCTTATCTTCAGAAAGTGACCAAACCAACACACAATGCAGTGAATTAATAAGTTGGAGGTCACCAGGAAGGTTCGCTTCACGAATACTTGATACTCACTGAAATCAACTGGGAAGTTTGTGTCGAGATTGTTTCGCGTCTGAGATATGACGATGCAAGGATCCACCGGGGGGCTAGCGGTTGGCGGCGGACTGTCGATGTGATCCGAATGAGGGTCTTCGCTGATTCCGCTATCGCTAGGAGAGGGCGACCAAACTGGAGACCCCGAAACAGAGTCGCACCCACCTAAAAGTACATTGAGGAAGTCCTCGTTTCCCTCGGCAGGCATCATCATCTAGCAATTGAAAGAACATGATGGTGGAGATGagatattaatttctttcttctgcaaaacacaaaatatattattctgaAGAACTATTTTGTCCATACAGTGAAAGTAAATTGGGTCCAAATTGACcaaaaaatttattttttttaaaaaaaggcaaatgTCATCATCTAGAGCCAgttgtttaaaacatttatctGGATCAAAATTATTTGGATTTGGAAATCCCATGTTTTGCTATCCAGGATCAGGTAATCCATCTTACTTTTGTGCCGTTTTTTCAAAGGAAAATTGGATTGGATCACCCTGATCTAAATACAGTTTTTCAGATGACCATATCTGGATTACTAGTGCTCTACGGAGCCCCTGAAGGGACATGCTGATGGAAAAAATATAATGTTTGggggagaattttttttaaatgcttttgcaTTCTCTCAGAAAAGTTTTTTCCGTTCACCTGAGAAACCTTGTGTTCGCTTGCAAAGAACTTTTGACTGGTTCATCTCTTATAATTGATAAGAAGTAAAAAGTCTTTTAAgtcttataaaaaataaataaataaataaacactttacgtttaatataatatttttgtttaaaaagctGTTTGTGGATTATTTTATGGCggctacatttttttattactttgacTACTAAAAGGCTTATTAGGTAGCCTAATGTCTATTTCTAATTTATTACTTTAGTAATTTGCCTAACCAATAAAGagcaaaataaaattatatgtttttgtgtattatatgatacaaatgttgtattttttgACCAGTTTTAAAGCTTTACTACATTTTCTTCCTGGCATCCATAAAATCCTACCCCTGTTGGGATCAGGATAATCTTGTTTTTTTGGATCAATGTTATCCAAATCCTACTGCAAGTTTTGAACAACACAAACTGAATGCCTGATCCAGATTAAAACAAGGATTGGATTCTGTGATCTAATCTGAATTCCTTCTTTCCTTTTTGAACAACCCATTTTCAAGATTTGATCCAATCCGATAACCAAAATCCGATCAGATTTGTTTTGTTTCCTGGGAAAGCATCATCATTTATCAATCAAAAATGCAAGGTGGAGGTGTTTTTGTCTAAACTTGAAAGTAAATGGGGTCCAAATtgacaaaaaatttttttattaaaatatcttttttgtGTTCGGCAGAAGAAAGTAAGTCAAacagatttggaatgacatgagggtgagtaaatgatgacaattttcggTGTTATCCCTTTAATAGCTATGCCATGTTAAAATCAGAAAAACTGAAGAAACTCAAAGAAAGCCGGACTTTGTTGGCTTTCACTTACATGATGATCCTGAACTGGCCAAAGCTGATTGTTTGGTTGTCCCATATTCTCATGCCGTAGGATACCCTCATTTTTATCGAAGAGCAAGTCGAGAAGTTCCAACCCCTCGCCGCCCTATGACacaattaatatattttctgtttaattcATTTGTTGTCAATGGGATTCAGTGGAGATGGAACAAAAAAGATGGATGAAAGCACCAAAAATGGTTAAAAGCAagcaaatgttgaaatgaaaagACGAAACAGATAACTTTTCCATTTTTTTGAACTTTGCACTGCATGAGATATTACACATGCAGGTTAGATAACATAGACTACGTTTAATAAAAATTTCTCTTTGCtagtatacaaataaaaattcaaaacaTTTGGACTTACCTGGTCTGAATAGTGCTCCATTAATGCCCAGGGGAACGCAGTCTAAAATATCCTTGTAAAAATGCCAGAAATGGGACaaaaccaaaacatctgtcaaTAGGTTGTCCTGACACTGTCTGTGTCCCTCTACTCACCCAGGACAAAGTTCGAACTCCAACGCAACAATCAGGTCATCATCCTCAGGGCTGCGTTTGATTGGCTGTTATTTGTAGGGATGTAAGATAAAAAATGTGGGAACACCCTGGAGAAATAGCGAAGCTTGTATTTCAACCAAACATTTGTTTGTATCAAGTAAAATTCTATAGCATTCAAATAATCGACTCTTGATTTGGTACTAGGTAAAGTGCAACCTCAcatctaaataaaatattttacacacactgccattttttttgtaaaaaataataataaaataaaattcaattcCTGACAGTGTAACATACTTACCTTTCTTATCCCTGGAAGAACATTCCTCAAAGTTACTTCAATGCAGTTTAAGAGCTTCAGACATTTGTTATGGGACAACACCTAATCCATAGTTCAAAGGTCATTTTTTTCCTTTCTGTCTGAGGTAATGTGACCTTTCACACAGTTGGCATAATCCAGAAAGACAATACACATAAAACAAGCATTATTATTAGGATAATTATTAGTTTTAGAATATAAGTATTTGTATGTATTGGTAAACATGtttatacagtgccttgcgaaagtgtTCAGCCTTGAACTttgtgaccttttgccacatttcaggcttcaaacataaagatataaaactttaatttttttgtgaagattcaacaacaagtgggacacaatcatgaagtggaacgaaatttattggatatttcaaacttttttaacaaatcaaaaactgaaaaattgtgtGCGCAAAATTGTTCGGCCCCCacaagttaatactttgtagtgccaccttttgctgcgattacagctgtaagtcgcttggggtatgtctctatcagttttgcacatcgagacaCTGACATTTTtacccattcctccttgcagaacagctcgagctcagtgaggtttgATGGAGAGCATTTGTGAActgcagttttcagttctttccacagattctcgattggattcaggtctggactttgacttggccattctaacacctggatatgtttatttttgaaccattccattgtagattttgctttatgttttggatcattgtcttgttggaagacaaatctccgtcccagtctcagttCTTTTGCAGGCTCGATCAGcatttcttccagaatggtcctgtggCTCCacccatcttcccatcaattttaaccatcttgcCTGTCCCTgatgaagaaaagcaggcctaAACCATAATGCTGCCACTACCATGTTtgacagtagggatggtgtctTCAGGGTGacgagctgtgttgcttttacgccaaacattacgttttgcattgttgccaaaaagttcaattttggtttcatctgaccagagcaccttcttccacatgtttggtgtgtctccaaggtggcttgtggcaaactttaaacaacactttttatggatatctttaagaaatggcattcttcttgccactcttcaaTAAaagccagatttgtgcagtataagactgattgttgtcctatggacagagtctcccacctcagctgtagatctctgcagttcatccagagtgatcatgggcctcttggctgcatctctgatcagtcttctccttgtatgtttaaagcttgggaaatctttttgtatcctaatctggctttaaacttctccacaacagtatctcggacctgcctggtgtgttccttgttcttcatgatgctctctgcgctttaaacggacctctgagactatcacagtgcaggtgcatttatatggagacttgattacacacaggtggactCTATTTagca
This genomic window contains:
- the creb3l3a gene encoding cyclic AMP-responsive element-binding protein 3-like protein 3-A; the protein is MEHYSDQGGEGLELLDLLFDKNEGILRHENMGQPNNQLWPVQDHHMMMPAEGNEDFLNVLLGGCDSVSGSPVWSPSPSDSGISEDPHSDHIDSPPPTASPPVDPCIVISQTRNNLDTNFPVDFNGWETGFFPDGAGGIRRASETAQAQPTAGFPLTVKDLLLSGTPEPNTKVAQQSYQELVLTEDEKRLLAKEGVTLPNQFPLTKYEERILKKIRRKIRNKQSAQESRKKKKEYIDGLESRMAACSAHNQELQRKVFQLEKCNISMMEQLRRLQAMVMNGSNKPAQTGTCILVLLLSFTLILLPSLKPFTDTKVSQHGDFSPLRVQSRSLRNLQSSRTLDPYSVTEDPKILPRFSEDKSMEEIASLLGRLHRRPEFTNYDSEFHNHSLDQHDEHHHGDPITGHVATVTLNPRRGSRRSPHADDM